Proteins encoded together in one Coffea arabica cultivar ET-39 chromosome 2c, Coffea Arabica ET-39 HiFi, whole genome shotgun sequence window:
- the LOC140035648 gene encoding ribonucleases P/MRP protein subunit POP1-like, producing the protein MVTDWSKHQASTAAPPRTLNVQKLAESRASELHSLHSIVGTRLHNDFRSQRNKRRRTTSHLKKRFCYDNSNNGLSETDEKRLPRRIRRRIHLKRNPLTGFSTSGDGTKRLSTHVWHAKRFTMSKLWGFFLPLGLHGRGKGSRALLKKSKQGMLVHDSSYYSAVQLEGPEDLLLLILSQVMVPSPLENSGQTSQLIVAGVTYGSAMLHHVGTVFAQPVAPVTYMWRPQNPILTLKLFKS; encoded by the exons ATGGTTACTGATTGGAGCAAGCATCAGGCATCTACAGCAGCTCCACCTCGAACCCTCAATGTGCAGAAATTGGCCGAATCACGAGCTAGTGAATTGCACTCCCTTCATTCAATTGTCGGTACTCGTCTCCATAATGATTTTCGTTCCCAGAGAAACAAGAGGAGGAGAACCACTAGCCACCTAAAGAAAAGGTTCTGTTATGATAATAGTAATAATGGGCTTTCGGAGACAGACGAGAAGAGGCTCCCTCGTCGTATCCGTCGGAGAATTCATCTAAAAAGGAATCCTCTGACTGGCTTTTCTACATCTGGAGATGGGACCAAGAGATTATCAACACATGTTTGGCATGCTAAGCGCTTCACCATGTCTAAACTCTGGGGATTTTTCCTTCCTCTCGGCCTCCATGGCAG AGGTAAAGGTTCAAGGGCTCTCCTCAAGAAGTCAAAGCAAGGAATGCTTGTGCACGACTCAAGTTACTATAGTGCTGTTCAGCTGGAGGGTCCAGAG GACCTCTTATTGTTGATTCTAAGTCAAGTAATGGTCCCTTCTCCATTAGAAAATTCTGGTCAGACATCCCAGCTTATAGTTGCTGGTGTCACATATGGTAGTGCTATG CTTCATCATGTTGGGACTGTATTTGCTCAACCAGTTGCTCCGGTGACCTACATGTGGCGACCACAAAATCCAATTTTGACTCTCAAACTTTtcaaatcttga